CGGAAGAAACGACGAAACTGCGTTCATCGTAGACATAAGCTTCTTCCCCCAGCAGGATACGCTTGACTCCTTGTGCAATGAGGCAAAGATGCGGGGAGAACATATAGCAGCTCGGCTCCGTAGGGGATTCCCTGCGGTGAAGCGCCAGCCCGGGGATGGCCGTCGTAACTTGATGTTCCCCTCTCGTCCATTTTTCAATCATGGCTGCGAGCCGGAGCGGTTTGCCTGAGGGCCGTTCCTGTTCCGTACCGGACGATGAACCGGTTGTCTCCCTTTCCTGTTTCATCATGGACGGATTCTATGCAAAGGACGGAAGAAGGCAAACACGTTTACCTTCGTTTTGGAGGATTGTGCAAGAATGCGAAAGGATCGGGCTAACTGTTTCCGGGAATCCCTGATATATTGCCATCATCCGGTTAAAAGAACCGGAATAGCCAAAAACCAAAAAGAAACCATGAACATGAAATCCATCATCGCCCGGGGTTCCCAAACCATCGGTTCGACAGTGCTGGGGGCTCTCGTCCTGTCAAGCGGCATAGCCTGCCCGGCGGACAAGCCGGAAGACGCGGACAATTTCTACAAGAGTCCCAAAGTCTCCCCGCAGAAAGTGGCGTTCAACAACCAGTATGAAATGAAGGTTGCGGGCAACCTTTTCCTGCCCGACCGGATGGACGGGAGTGCCAAATACCCCGCGATCATCGTCGGCCACCCCATGGGGGCGGTCAAGGAACAGAGCGCGAATCTGTACGCCGCGAAAATGGCCGAGCGCGGATTCGTAACGCTGGCGCTTGATCTCCCTTTCTGGGGCGAAAGCGGCGGGAAACCGCGGAATGCCGTATCTCCGGATATGTATGCCGAAGCATTCAGCGCTGCTGCGGATTTCCTGGGCACCCGCCCGTTTGTCGACCGGAACCGGATCGGCGTCATCGGAATATGCGGAAGCGGAAGCTTCGCCGTCAGTGCCGCCAAAATTGATCCGAGATTGAGAGCCGTTGCCACGGTCAGCATGTATGATATGGGGGCGGCCAACCGCAACGGCCTCGGAAAATCCCAGACGCTTGAACAAAGGAAGAAAATCCTTTCCGACGCAGCGGAACAACGCTACGTCGAGTTCACGGGAGGCGAGACGAAGTACACCGGTGGAACCGTGCATGAAATCCATGAGAACTCCAGCCCCGTCGAACGCGAATTCTATGATTTCTACCGTACGCCGAGGGGGGCGTTCACGCCGGAAGGCCAGTCGCCCGGGCTGACAACCCATCCGACGCTGACCAGCAACGTGAAGTTCATGAATTTCTATCCATTCGAGGATATTGAGACGATTTCTCCGCGTGCCCTGCTTTTCATCGCGGGAGAAGAAGCGCATTCCAGGGAGTTCAGCGAAGATGCCTACAAGCGTGCCGCCGAACCCAAGGAACTTTACCGGGTTCCCAAGGCAGGGCATGTCGACCTCTATGACCGGGTGAATCTGATTCCGTTCGACAAATTGACGGAATTCTTCACGGAAAAGCTGAAATAATCCTCCTGGGCGGGGATTGATTCCGAACTTCCGAAGTTGATATCCCCTCCCCATTATACGATCGTACAAAATTTATGACGGAAGATCTCACAGCAAGAAAGCCTGAATGGCTGGCGATCATGATTGGGTATTTTCTGATCTATGTCGTTTGGGGATCTACCTATTATTTCATAGGTGTCGCCCTCGAAGGATTTCCTCCGTTTTTACTGGGAGGCTTGCGGTTTACTACGGCGGGGATTCTGTTGCTGTCATATAGCCGCATCCGGGGAGAGAATGTGTTTAAGGGCGGATTGATCCGGAAATCGGCAATCAGCGGAATTATCCTGCTCTTTATCGATATGTCCGTGATTATGCTGGCACAGAAATACCTGAGCAGCAGCCTCGTGGCTATCATTGCATCTTCTACCGTTATTTGGATCATGGCCCTGGATATACCCATGTGGAAAACAAATTTCAAAATTCCTGCTGTTTCTCTCGGTATCGTCACGGGATTTCTGGGAGTAGTTCTTCTATTCATCGAACAATTATTCTACACTGAAGAAAACATTCACGCAGAATATGGCGTCGCCCTCCTCGTACTGGGTTGTATCTCATGGGCTCTCGGGACTCTGTATGCAAAATATAAATCGTCCTCGGAAGAAAAGGTCAACGAGTTTGCCGGAGCAGCATGGCAGATGCTCCTTGCAGGAGGAATGTTCTGGTTGTGTTCCTTTGCCATTTGTGAAGGGAATACTGTCCGGTGGGAAGCTATATCCTCCTCGGCATGGCTTTCCCTTGTCTATCTCATTTTGTTTGGTTCCGTACTTGCTTATACGAGTTACATCTGGCTCCTCAAGGTTCGTCCTGCGATGGAAGTAGGCACACACGCCTACGTCAATCCGCTTGTTGCCGTTGTATTGGGTACCTTGCTGGGAGCAGAGACGATAAGTTGGATCCAAATGACAGGACTTTGCATCGTTCTTCTCAGCATCTTCCTGATTCGAAGACCCTCTGCCCGAAAATCGGGAAAAGCTATTCCGTAATTCGACGGATCAGTCCTCCGAAAACAGGAGACAACCGATTGTAAAACTCATTTATCCCAAAACAAAAGAGGCATGAAATTTTTATCATTATAGTTACTCTAACTCTAATGTTGCGACGGAGCCGGAAAGATACGTTCCCTCCTCTTCTGTAATCACACTGTTATCCTTCTTACATTAATAACACCATCATCATGAATAAACAACATATCAAAGATACATCGTACGGCGGAGAACGCCCCTTGTTTGCCTCCCATAACCTGAGGCTGGACAATGTAACGATTCTTCCCGGAGAATCGGCCTTGAAAGAATGTTCCGGCATTGAAGCCATCCATTGTGAGTTTACGGGTAAATATCCCTTCTGGCATAATGAAAATTTCCTTGTGAGAGATTGTATTTTCAGGGAGGGAGCCAGAGCGGCCATCTGGTATTCCAGAAATTTGCTCATGCTGGATACGCTGGTTGAAGCTCCTAAAATGTTCCGGGACATGGACGGCTTGAAGCTGGAGCGAGTCCAGTTGTCCAATGCCCAGGAAACGTTTTGGCATTGTTGCCATGTCGATTTGGACCATGTGGAAGTCGACCATGGAGATTATCTTTTCATGCACGGTTCCGATATACGGATTGACCGGTTTCGGCTGCAAGGGAACTATTCCTTCCAGTATTGCAAGAATGTTGAAATCCATCATGCCGAAATCCAGTCCAAGGATGCCTTTTGGAACACGGAAAACGTAACGATCTACGATTCCGTATTGGATGGGGAATATCTGGGTTGGCATTCCAGAAACTTGCGCCTTGTCAATTGCAGGATATCGGGGACCCAGCCTCTGTGTTATGCTACGAATCTGGTCATGGAAAACTGCGCCATGGCGGAAGATGCCGACCTGGCTTTTGAATGTACCAGCCTCCAGGCTGAAATTAATGGATTGGTCCACAGCGTCAAAAATCCGCGCAGCGGCCGCATTGTAGCCGACGGCTATGGGAAAATTGTTCTGGACGACCATTGCAAGGCTCCTGGCAATTGCTCCATAGATACGCGCGGCATACAGTCTGGGCACGTGGCATGACCTTTCTCCGGGAAATGACCGTATACCTGCTGCAATTGCCAAGAACCCTCATCAATTCCGCAAGATCCCAGGACAAAGCGGATCTTGCGGAATTCTTTAGGACAAACGATGAAACAGGGGAATAATCAAAACAAAGGCGGACCAAGCCGCCTGCTGGTCTTTATCCTTGCGGTCGGAGTCTTCGGAATCATCAACACGGAAATGGGTGTCGTGGGGATTCTGCCCCGGATAGCAAAGACATTTCACGTAAGCGTTCCGTTCGCCGGCTGGACTGTCAGTCTGTTCGCACTGATCGTGGCCTTGTCCGCCCCTGTTATGCCGGTGCTGTTTTCCCGGATCAACCGTAAAGCGGTCATGCTGCTTTCATTGGGGATTTTTACCCTCAGCAATCTTGTCTCGGCGTTTACCGACAGTTTTACGATCATATTGATTGCGCGGGCTATCCCGGCTTTCCTCCACCCCGTCTATGTCTCCATGGCTTTTACGGTGTCGGCTGAGTCTGTGTCCAGACCGGAAGCACCGAAAGCAGTCGCCAAAATATTCATCGGCGTATCTGCCGGAATGGTTCTCGGCGTGCCGGTTACCAGTTTCATTGCGGGTGCTGCCTCTTTTTCCTCAGCCATGTTGTTTTTTGCCGCCGTGAATGTCCTCGTGTTGACGGCAACCGTTCTGTTCGTGCCATCATTGCCCGTTCGGGAAGGCTTTTCCTACGGAGCCCAGCTTGGCGTTCTGAAAAAGAAGATGATATGGCAGTCCATCTTGGCCGTTACAATGATCAACGCTGCCATGTTCGGTTTTTTCAGTTACATGTCGGATTATCTGGGAGTTGTCACGGGAGTATCCTATGAGGTGATCAGCGTTGTCCTGCTGGTTTATGGACTGGCGAACATCATCGGTAATATTTTGGCGGGAAGGCTGCTCACGATGAATGCCGCAAGGTGCGCGGCCTCCATCCCCTTTATTCTGCTGGCGTCTTATACGTTGCTGTTCGTACTGGGTAACATGCCTGGTCCGGCGGCGGCTATTGTCTTTGTGCTGGGGATTCTGGCAGGTATTGCAAGCAATAGCATGCAGTACATGATCATGGATGCCGCACATGAGGCTCCAGACTTTGCCAACGGCTTGTTCCTGACCTCCGCCAATCTCGGAACGACGATAGGAACATCTGTTTGCGGGCTCTTCATCTCTTTTTTCAATACGCGTTATGCCCTGCTTGGCTCATTG
This is a stretch of genomic DNA from Akkermansia sp. N21116. It encodes these proteins:
- a CDS encoding alpha/beta hydrolase, with amino-acid sequence MNMKSIIARGSQTIGSTVLGALVLSSGIACPADKPEDADNFYKSPKVSPQKVAFNNQYEMKVAGNLFLPDRMDGSAKYPAIIVGHPMGAVKEQSANLYAAKMAERGFVTLALDLPFWGESGGKPRNAVSPDMYAEAFSAAADFLGTRPFVDRNRIGVIGICGSGSFAVSAAKIDPRLRAVATVSMYDMGAANRNGLGKSQTLEQRKKILSDAAEQRYVEFTGGETKYTGGTVHEIHENSSPVEREFYDFYRTPRGAFTPEGQSPGLTTHPTLTSNVKFMNFYPFEDIETISPRALLFIAGEEAHSREFSEDAYKRAAEPKELYRVPKAGHVDLYDRVNLIPFDKLTEFFTEKLK
- a CDS encoding EamA family transporter, translating into MTEDLTARKPEWLAIMIGYFLIYVVWGSTYYFIGVALEGFPPFLLGGLRFTTAGILLLSYSRIRGENVFKGGLIRKSAISGIILLFIDMSVIMLAQKYLSSSLVAIIASSTVIWIMALDIPMWKTNFKIPAVSLGIVTGFLGVVLLFIEQLFYTEENIHAEYGVALLVLGCISWALGTLYAKYKSSSEEKVNEFAGAAWQMLLAGGMFWLCSFAICEGNTVRWEAISSSAWLSLVYLILFGSVLAYTSYIWLLKVRPAMEVGTHAYVNPLVAVVLGTLLGAETISWIQMTGLCIVLLSIFLIRRPSARKSGKAIP
- a CDS encoding DUF3737 family protein, coding for MNKQHIKDTSYGGERPLFASHNLRLDNVTILPGESALKECSGIEAIHCEFTGKYPFWHNENFLVRDCIFREGARAAIWYSRNLLMLDTLVEAPKMFRDMDGLKLERVQLSNAQETFWHCCHVDLDHVEVDHGDYLFMHGSDIRIDRFRLQGNYSFQYCKNVEIHHAEIQSKDAFWNTENVTIYDSVLDGEYLGWHSRNLRLVNCRISGTQPLCYATNLVMENCAMAEDADLAFECTSLQAEINGLVHSVKNPRSGRIVADGYGKIVLDDHCKAPGNCSIDTRGIQSGHVA
- a CDS encoding MFS transporter, whose product is MKQGNNQNKGGPSRLLVFILAVGVFGIINTEMGVVGILPRIAKTFHVSVPFAGWTVSLFALIVALSAPVMPVLFSRINRKAVMLLSLGIFTLSNLVSAFTDSFTIILIARAIPAFLHPVYVSMAFTVSAESVSRPEAPKAVAKIFIGVSAGMVLGVPVTSFIAGAASFSSAMLFFAAVNVLVLTATVLFVPSLPVREGFSYGAQLGVLKKKMIWQSILAVTMINAAMFGFFSYMSDYLGVVTGVSYEVISVVLLVYGLANIIGNILAGRLLTMNAARCAASIPFILLASYTLLFVLGNMPGPAAAIVFVLGILAGIASNSMQYMIMDAAHEAPDFANGLFLTSANLGTTIGTSVCGLFISFFNTRYALLGSLLFLAAGIVFIFLRNRSVITFTS